A DNA window from Bradyrhizobium sp. CCBAU 53421 contains the following coding sequences:
- a CDS encoding transglutaminase family protein translates to MRLRIAHTTTYRYEPAASGVIQILRMTPGSHDGQYVADWQIDVSTDSRLDTHEDAFGNVTHVLTHGSISDLTIHCEGLVETQDTGGVLKGSDERFPPSLFLRPTALTDLNPAMTSFVRELRAEAGSDVLGFLHALMVQIYEHMTFDEDPTNSATSASEAFALKRGVCQDYAHILIACARAGGVPARFVSGHFLRSDGMVNQQAGHAWAEAFVPDLGWVGFDAANGICTTDAHARVAIGLDYLGAAPVRGTRYGGGSETLTVAVKVDQAGRPGQWQSQTQS, encoded by the coding sequence ATGCGCCTGCGGATAGCCCACACCACCACCTATCGCTACGAGCCGGCGGCCTCGGGCGTGATCCAGATTCTGCGGATGACACCGGGTAGCCATGATGGCCAGTATGTCGCGGATTGGCAGATCGACGTCTCGACCGATTCCCGGCTCGACACCCATGAGGATGCGTTCGGCAACGTCACCCATGTGCTGACGCACGGCTCGATCAGTGACCTCACCATCCACTGCGAAGGCCTGGTCGAGACCCAGGACACCGGCGGCGTGCTGAAAGGCAGCGACGAGCGGTTTCCGCCGAGCCTGTTCCTGCGCCCCACGGCGCTGACCGACCTCAACCCGGCGATGACGAGTTTCGTGCGCGAGCTGCGCGCGGAGGCAGGTAGCGACGTGCTCGGCTTCCTGCACGCGCTGATGGTGCAGATCTACGAGCACATGACCTTCGACGAGGACCCGACCAACAGCGCCACCTCGGCCTCCGAGGCGTTCGCGCTGAAGCGCGGGGTCTGCCAGGATTACGCGCATATCCTGATCGCCTGCGCGCGCGCCGGCGGCGTTCCGGCGCGGTTCGTCTCCGGCCACTTCCTGCGCTCCGACGGCATGGTCAACCAGCAAGCCGGCCACGCCTGGGCCGAGGCCTTCGTGCCGGATTTGGGCTGGGTCGGCTTCGACGCCGCCAACGGCATCTGCACCACCGACGCCCATGCCCGCGTCGCGATTGGCCTCGACTATCTCGGCGCCGCCCCCGTTCGCGGCACCCGCTATGGCGGCGGCAGCGAGACCCTGACGGTCGCGGTCAAGGTCGACCAGGCCGGCCGCCCCGGGCAATGGCAGAGCCAGACGCAGTCGTAG
- a CDS encoding alpha-E domain-containing protein yields the protein MLSRTAENLFWLARYVERAEYLARTIDATLRVTALPAAYVGKTNEWDSALLTAGVGASFYDHYPEANEQNVIEYLSFASENPSSIKNCIEAARLNSRSVRTALTSEMWDTINSAWIELQAVWNKGPANREELAKFLRFVQETSLRFDGSAYRTMLRNDAYWFSRLGVHLERADNTARILDVKYHVLLPEEEHVGGPLDYYQWTSILRSVSATTAYHWVYRETLKPWLIADLLILNDTLPRSLASCYSNLVRNLDQIGVAYGRQGASQRHARGIRNRLEHSHMDDIFQHGVHEFIQEFIADNSRLGEIITKQYLI from the coding sequence ATGCTGTCGCGCACCGCTGAAAACCTGTTCTGGCTGGCCCGTTACGTGGAACGTGCCGAATACCTCGCGCGCACGATCGACGCTACGCTCCGCGTCACCGCGCTGCCCGCGGCCTATGTCGGCAAGACCAATGAGTGGGACTCCGCGCTGCTCACCGCCGGCGTCGGCGCGAGCTTCTACGATCACTATCCGGAAGCCAACGAGCAGAACGTCATCGAATATCTCTCGTTCGCGTCGGAGAATCCGTCCTCGATCAAGAACTGCATCGAGGCCGCCCGGCTCAATTCGCGCTCGGTGCGCACCGCGCTGACCTCGGAGATGTGGGACACCATCAACTCGGCGTGGATCGAGCTGCAGGCGGTCTGGAACAAGGGTCCCGCCAACCGCGAGGAGCTGGCGAAATTCCTGCGCTTCGTGCAGGAGACCTCGCTGCGCTTCGACGGTTCGGCCTACCGGACCATGCTGCGCAACGATGCCTACTGGTTCTCGCGGCTCGGCGTGCATCTCGAGCGCGCCGACAACACCGCCCGCATTCTCGACGTGAAGTATCACGTGCTGCTGCCCGAGGAAGAGCATGTCGGCGGCCCGCTGGACTACTACCAGTGGACCTCGATCCTGCGCTCGGTGTCGGCAACGACCGCCTATCACTGGGTCTACCGGGAAACGCTGAAACCCTGGCTGATCGCCGACCTCTTGATCCTCAACGACACGCTGCCGCGGTCGCTCGCCAGCTGCTACAGCAATCTGGTGCGCAATCTGGACCAGATCGGCGTCGCCTACGGCCGCCAGGGCGCCTCCCAGCGCCACGCCCGCGGCATCAGGAACCGGCTCGAGCACAGCCACATGGACGATATCTTCCAGCACGGCGTGCACGAATTCATCCAGGAATTCATCGCCGACAATTCGCGGCTGGGCGAGATCATCACCAAGCAATACCTGATCTAA
- a CDS encoding circularly permuted type 2 ATP-grasp protein: protein MAVAFDEMNGLGEDLRPAYQELSRWLKETPPDALEYRRQEAELLFRRIGITFAVYGDSEAQERLIPFDVIPRIMSATEWTLLEKGLKQRVLALNMFLKDIYHGRDILRANVIPEDLIFQNPVFRPEMNGQDVPHDIYVHIAGIDIIRTDPDNFIVLEDNARTPSGVSYMLENREIMMRLFPDLFARHRVAPVERYPDELLSALRSVAPHSASAEPTVALMTPGVYNSAYYEHSFLADKLGIELVEGRDLIVKNDEVFMRTTEGLKRVDVIYRRVDDDFLDPLTFRPDSALGVPGLMSAYAAGNITLANAVGTGIADDKAIYSYMPDVVKFYLGEEPILKNVQTWRCREPQDLSYVLDNLADLVVKEVHGSGGYGMLIGPAATKATIEAFRDKLKREPEGFIAQPTLALSTCPTCTDKGLAPRHVDLRPFVLTGSSQTTIVPGGLTRVALKEGSLVVNSSQGGGTKDTWILSE, encoded by the coding sequence ATGGCAGTCGCGTTCGATGAGATGAACGGCCTTGGCGAGGATCTCCGCCCGGCCTACCAGGAGCTCTCCCGCTGGCTCAAAGAGACGCCGCCGGACGCGCTCGAATATCGACGCCAGGAAGCGGAGCTCCTGTTCCGCCGGATCGGCATCACCTTCGCGGTCTACGGCGATTCCGAGGCCCAGGAGCGGCTGATCCCCTTCGACGTCATCCCGCGCATCATGTCCGCGACCGAGTGGACGCTGCTGGAGAAGGGCCTGAAGCAGCGTGTGCTCGCGCTCAACATGTTCCTGAAGGACATCTATCACGGCCGCGACATCCTGCGCGCCAACGTCATCCCGGAAGACCTGATCTTCCAGAACCCGGTGTTCCGGCCGGAGATGAACGGCCAGGACGTGCCGCACGACATCTACGTCCACATCGCCGGCATCGACATCATCCGCACCGATCCGGACAATTTCATCGTGCTGGAGGACAATGCGCGCACGCCGTCCGGCGTGTCCTACATGCTGGAAAACCGCGAGATCATGATGCGGCTGTTTCCGGACCTGTTCGCGCGGCATCGCGTCGCGCCGGTGGAGCGCTATCCGGACGAGTTGCTGTCGGCGCTGCGCTCGGTGGCGCCGCACAGCGCTTCCGCCGAGCCGACGGTCGCGCTGATGACGCCGGGCGTCTACAACTCGGCCTATTACGAGCACTCGTTCCTAGCCGACAAGCTCGGCATCGAGCTGGTCGAGGGGCGCGACCTCATCGTCAAGAACGACGAGGTGTTCATGCGCACCACCGAGGGGCTGAAGCGGGTCGACGTGATCTACCGCCGCGTCGATGACGACTTCCTCGACCCCCTCACCTTCCGGCCGGATTCCGCGCTCGGCGTCCCCGGGCTGATGTCGGCCTACGCGGCCGGCAACATCACGCTCGCCAACGCGGTCGGCACCGGGATCGCCGATGACAAGGCGATCTATTCCTACATGCCCGACGTGGTGAAGTTCTATCTCGGCGAGGAGCCGATCCTGAAGAACGTGCAGACCTGGCGCTGCCGCGAACCGCAGGATTTGTCCTACGTGCTCGACAACCTCGCCGACCTCGTCGTCAAGGAAGTGCACGGCTCGGGCGGCTACGGCATGCTGATCGGTCCTGCCGCCACCAAGGCGACCATCGAGGCGTTCCGCGACAAACTCAAACGCGAGCCGGAGGGCTTCATCGCCCAGCCGACGCTGGCGCTGTCGACCTGCCCGACCTGCACCGACAAGGGCCTGGCGCCACGCCATGTCGACCTCCGCCCGTTCGTGCTGACCGGCTCGAGCCAGACCACCATCGTCCCCGGCGGGCTGACGCGGGTGGCGCTCAAGGAAGGCTCGCTCGTGGTCAATTCGAGCCAAGGCGGCGGCACCAAGGACACCTGGATACTGAGCGAGTAG
- a CDS encoding molybdopterin-binding protein: MSEIVTAGILVIGDEILSGRTKDKNIGFIAEYLTNIGIDLKEVRVVADDEADIISALDALRHRYTYVFTTGGIGPTHDDITADSVAKAFGVDIHHHPDVVARFRERWSEQDLNEARLRMARVPDGAELIQSATILAPGFKLGNVIVMAGIPTIMQAMMDIVAPTLKSGVRMLSDSVRADAREGDIGGPLRAIAEANPDTIIGSYPFQDENQKPNTNLVVRSRDPEKLAAAMAAVKEMLKQVQAAQKKPAG; encoded by the coding sequence ATGAGCGAGATCGTCACGGCGGGGATATTGGTGATCGGCGACGAGATCCTGTCCGGCCGGACCAAGGACAAGAACATCGGCTTCATCGCCGAATATCTGACCAATATCGGCATCGACCTGAAGGAGGTTCGCGTCGTTGCCGACGACGAGGCCGACATCATCTCCGCCCTTGATGCGCTGCGGCATAGGTACACCTACGTGTTCACCACCGGCGGCATCGGGCCGACCCATGACGACATCACCGCCGACAGCGTGGCGAAGGCGTTCGGGGTCGATATCCACCATCATCCCGATGTGGTGGCGCGGTTCAGGGAGCGCTGGAGCGAGCAGGACCTCAACGAGGCGCGGCTCAGAATGGCCCGGGTGCCCGACGGCGCCGAGCTGATCCAGAGCGCGACCATCCTGGCGCCGGGCTTCAAGCTCGGCAACGTGATCGTGATGGCCGGCATCCCCACCATCATGCAGGCGATGATGGACATCGTGGCGCCGACCCTGAAGTCCGGCGTGCGGATGCTGTCGGACTCGGTCCGCGCCGACGCGCGGGAGGGCGATATCGGCGGTCCGCTGCGGGCGATCGCTGAAGCCAATCCCGACACCATCATCGGCAGCTATCCGTTCCAGGACGAGAACCAGAAGCCGAACACCAACCTGGTGGTCCGCTCCCGCGATCCGGAAAAGCTCGCCGCGGCGATGGCCGCGGTGAAGGAGATGTTGAAGCAGGTGCAGGCCGCGCAGAAGAAGCCGGCGGGTTGA
- the gpt gene encoding xanthine phosphoribosyltransferase, translated as MVERNSEPSVQDRAGRPFPVSWDQFHRDCRALTWRLNEVGPFHAVIAITRGGLVPAAIVARELGLRVIDTVCIASYDHDKQGDLKVLKGISEQTAELGGGTGKGLLIVDDLVDTGKTGKLVREMLPDAHFATVYAKPKGRPLVDTYITEVSQDTWIFFPWDTALSFQPPIRDGAA; from the coding sequence ATGGTCGAGCGAAATTCTGAACCGAGTGTGCAGGATCGGGCCGGCAGGCCGTTCCCGGTCTCGTGGGATCAATTCCACCGGGACTGCCGGGCGCTGACCTGGCGGCTCAACGAAGTCGGTCCGTTTCACGCGGTGATCGCGATCACCCGCGGCGGGCTGGTGCCGGCGGCGATCGTGGCGCGCGAGCTTGGCTTGCGGGTGATCGATACCGTCTGCATCGCCAGCTACGACCACGACAAGCAGGGCGACCTGAAGGTACTCAAGGGCATTTCGGAGCAGACCGCCGAGCTCGGCGGCGGCACCGGCAAGGGGCTCTTGATCGTCGACGACCTCGTCGACACCGGCAAGACCGGCAAGCTGGTGCGCGAGATGCTGCCAGACGCGCATTTCGCGACGGTCTATGCCAAGCCGAAGGGGCGCCCGCTGGTCGACACCTACATCACCGAGGTGTCGCAGGACACCTGGATCTTCTTTCCCTGGGACACCGCGCTGTCGTTCCAGCCGCCGATCAGGGATGGGGCGGCGTAG
- a CDS encoding methionine synthase — MLFPTTIAGSLPKPEWLAEPNMLWAPWKSEGAELARAKRDATVLAVKLQEDAGVDIVTEGEQARQHFVHGFLERIEGIDFAHKVEMGIRKDRYKAMVPQVVAPLQLKGRVHENEARAARAHTRNWLKFTLPGPMTIIDTIADQYYGDRVKMAFAFAELLNQEAKALQADGVDMIQFDEPAFNVYMDQVRDWGIKALERAAEGLTCATAVHICYGYGIKANTDWKQTLGGEWRQYEETFPVIDKSTIQQVAIECRNSKVPIELLAALPGKIVQAGVIDVASDEVETAEDVVKVIEAVAKHVPKGNIIATTNCGMAPMRRDIAEAKLIALGAGAKLARQRLA, encoded by the coding sequence ATGCTGTTTCCAACCACGATCGCAGGCTCCCTGCCGAAGCCGGAATGGCTCGCCGAGCCGAACATGCTGTGGGCACCCTGGAAGTCGGAAGGCGCCGAGCTCGCCCGTGCCAAGCGCGACGCCACCGTGCTCGCGGTCAAGCTGCAGGAGGATGCCGGCGTCGACATCGTCACCGAGGGCGAGCAGGCGCGCCAGCACTTCGTGCACGGTTTCCTGGAACGGATCGAGGGCATCGATTTCGCCCATAAGGTCGAGATGGGCATCCGCAAGGACCGCTACAAAGCGATGGTGCCGCAGGTGGTCGCGCCGCTCCAGCTCAAGGGCCGCGTCCATGAGAACGAGGCGCGCGCGGCGCGCGCCCATACAAGGAACTGGCTGAAATTCACCCTGCCCGGCCCGATGACGATCATCGATACCATCGCCGACCAATATTACGGCGACCGCGTCAAGATGGCGTTCGCCTTCGCGGAGCTGTTGAACCAGGAGGCCAAGGCGCTACAGGCCGACGGCGTCGACATGATCCAGTTCGACGAGCCGGCGTTCAACGTCTACATGGACCAGGTCCGCGACTGGGGCATCAAGGCGCTGGAGCGCGCGGCCGAAGGCCTGACCTGCGCCACCGCCGTGCATATCTGCTACGGCTACGGCATCAAGGCCAACACCGATTGGAAGCAGACGCTCGGCGGCGAGTGGCGACAATATGAAGAGACCTTCCCGGTAATCGACAAGAGCACGATCCAACAGGTCGCGATCGAATGCCGCAACTCGAAGGTGCCGATCGAGCTGCTAGCGGCGCTCCCCGGCAAGATCGTGCAGGCCGGCGTGATCGACGTCGCCAGCGACGAGGTCGAGACCGCGGAAGACGTCGTCAAGGTGATCGAGGCGGTCGCGAAGCACGTGCCGAAGGGCAACATCATCGCGACCACCAATTGCGGCATGGCGCCGATGCGGCGGGATATCGCCGAAGCCAAGCTGATCGCGCTGGGTGCTGGTGCAAAGCTGGCGCGGCAGCGGCTGGCGTAA
- a CDS encoding glutathione binding-like protein: MIDLHYAPTPNGWKISIMLEELGLPYTVIPVNIRAGEQFRPEFLAISPNNRIPAIIDHAPAGGGGPFSVFETGAILIYLADKTGRFLSRELRARSNVIQWVMWQMGGLGPMLGQHGHFALYAAEKIPYAIERYRDETARLYGVLDRQLGKTGAYIAGDDYSIADIACFPWTMTHKAQGFTLDDYPNIKRWYATVRARPQVQAGLAIGKFVKEPFDEESRKNMFGQRAKELVEKK, from the coding sequence ATGATCGACCTGCACTACGCGCCGACGCCGAACGGCTGGAAGATCTCGATCATGCTGGAGGAACTCGGGCTGCCGTACACGGTGATCCCGGTGAACATCCGCGCCGGCGAGCAGTTCCGGCCCGAATTCCTGGCGATCAGCCCGAACAACCGGATCCCCGCGATCATCGACCATGCGCCCGCCGGCGGCGGCGGGCCGTTCTCGGTGTTCGAGACCGGCGCCATCCTGATCTATCTCGCCGACAAGACCGGCCGCTTCCTGTCGAGGGAGCTGCGGGCGCGGTCGAACGTCATCCAATGGGTGATGTGGCAGATGGGCGGCCTCGGGCCGATGCTCGGCCAGCACGGCCATTTCGCGCTCTATGCGGCCGAGAAGATTCCCTATGCGATCGAGCGTTACCGCGACGAGACGGCGCGGCTTTATGGCGTGCTCGACCGCCAGCTCGGCAAGACCGGTGCCTACATCGCCGGCGACGACTATTCGATCGCCGACATCGCCTGCTTCCCCTGGACCATGACCCACAAGGCGCAGGGCTTCACGCTCGACGACTACCCGAACATCAAGCGCTGGTACGCGACCGTGCGCGCCCGCCCGCAAGTGCAGGCGGGCCTTGCGATCGGAAAATTCGTCAAGGAGCCGTTCGACGAGGAATCACGCAAGAACATGTTCGGCCAGCGTGCGAAGGAGCTGGTCGAGAAGAAATGA
- a CDS encoding 2-hydroxychromene-2-carboxylate isomerase, with the protein MIEFFFDCSSPWTYLAWHNIQPLAKEFDAPITWRPILVGGIFNTVNPSVYAQRETPVPLKARYMKKDLGDWARSAGLAIKMPPTVFPVNSVKAMRGCILLGNEKMVPFARAVFEAYWGDDKDISQDAVLTEICTKLGIDPEKFLAGIADQTIKDQLKANTEEVMARGGFGSPTIYLDKTDMYFGNDRLPLIREALARLKARAA; encoded by the coding sequence ATGATCGAATTCTTCTTCGACTGTTCCAGCCCGTGGACCTATCTCGCCTGGCACAACATCCAGCCGCTGGCGAAGGAGTTCGACGCGCCGATCACCTGGCGGCCGATCCTGGTCGGCGGCATCTTCAACACCGTCAATCCGTCGGTCTACGCGCAGCGCGAGACGCCGGTGCCGCTGAAGGCGCGCTACATGAAGAAGGATCTCGGCGACTGGGCGCGCTCGGCCGGCCTTGCGATCAAGATGCCGCCGACCGTATTCCCGGTGAACAGCGTCAAGGCGATGCGCGGCTGCATCCTTCTCGGCAACGAGAAGATGGTGCCGTTCGCGCGCGCCGTGTTCGAGGCCTATTGGGGCGACGACAAGGACATCTCGCAGGATGCGGTGCTGACCGAGATCTGCACCAAGCTCGGGATCGATCCTGAAAAATTCCTTGCCGGCATCGCCGATCAGACGATCAAGGACCAGCTCAAGGCCAATACAGAGGAAGTGATGGCGCGCGGCGGCTTCGGCTCGCCCACGATCTATCTCGACAAGACCGACATGTATTTCGGCAATGACCGCCTGCCGCTGATCCGCGAGGCGCTGGCCCGTCTCAAGGCGCGGGCCGCCTGA
- a CDS encoding NADPH:quinone oxidoreductase family protein has protein sequence MPKAVVCRELGPPERLQLENFASVALQPGQVRVAIRAAGINFPDILMAAGEYQLKPPLPFTPGSEAAGDVVEVNDAAGVAVGDKVIVKMRFGAYCDETVAVPSQLVPVPSTFDYAEGATFLAAHGTAYHALIDRGQIKPGEVLLVHGAGGGVGLAAVEIGKLLGATVIAAASSEEKLAIARARGADHLVLYAREPFRDAVKRITDGRGADVVFDPVGGEVFENSMRCINWGARILVVGFTGGIGLARTNLLMIKGASVLGVRAGEAVRKDPALGEVRFKALSEWAQAGKVRPNISHRLPLEDYAKAMRLLIERKAIGRVALITR, from the coding sequence ATGCCGAAAGCCGTCGTTTGCCGTGAGCTCGGCCCGCCCGAGCGCCTTCAGCTCGAGAATTTTGCCTCGGTGGCTTTGCAGCCGGGGCAGGTGCGGGTCGCGATCCGCGCCGCCGGGATCAATTTCCCCGACATACTGATGGCCGCCGGTGAGTACCAGCTCAAGCCGCCGCTGCCGTTCACGCCGGGCTCGGAAGCCGCCGGCGATGTCGTCGAGGTCAATGATGCGGCCGGCGTCGCCGTCGGCGACAAGGTGATCGTCAAGATGCGTTTCGGCGCCTATTGCGATGAGACGGTCGCCGTGCCGTCGCAGCTCGTGCCGGTGCCGTCGACCTTCGACTATGCCGAGGGCGCGACCTTCCTCGCTGCGCACGGCACCGCCTATCACGCGCTGATCGACCGCGGGCAGATCAAGCCGGGCGAGGTGCTGCTGGTGCACGGCGCCGGCGGCGGCGTCGGACTTGCAGCGGTCGAGATCGGCAAGCTGCTCGGCGCCACCGTGATCGCGGCGGCCTCATCCGAGGAGAAGCTTGCGATCGCCAGGGCGCGCGGCGCGGATCATCTCGTGCTCTATGCGCGCGAGCCGTTCCGCGATGCCGTCAAGCGCATCACCGACGGCCGCGGCGCCGATGTGGTGTTCGATCCCGTCGGCGGCGAGGTGTTCGAGAACTCGATGCGCTGCATCAACTGGGGCGCGCGGATTCTCGTGGTCGGCTTCACCGGCGGCATCGGGCTTGCCCGCACCAATCTGTTGATGATCAAGGGCGCCAGCGTGCTCGGCGTCCGCGCCGGTGAGGCGGTGCGGAAGGATCCGGCGCTCGGCGAGGTCAGGTTCAAGGCGCTGAGCGAATGGGCCCAAGCCGGTAAGGTGCGGCCAAATATCTCACACCGGCTGCCGCTGGAAGACTATGCGAAGGCGATGCGGCTGTTGATCGAACGCAAGGCGATCGGGCGTGTGGCGCTGATCACTCGGTGA